In Helianthus annuus cultivar XRQ/B chromosome 8, HanXRQr2.0-SUNRISE, whole genome shotgun sequence, a single genomic region encodes these proteins:
- the LOC110901348 gene encoding uncharacterized protein LOC110901348: protein MTFENSDEGGESTQELQNLIKELGYRNAMDVEDVLTHQEENVVAQLLTDEEIIESVTRINKDDIDEEDDESSTMEPPSRNEAIKAAITLNNFLLSYEKTTPEIFEF, encoded by the exons ATGACTTTTGAGAACTCAGATGAAGGTGGTGAAAGCACTCAAGAACTCCAGAATTTGATCAAAGAGTTGGGTTATCGCAATGCAATGGATGTCGAAGATGTTCTGACTCACCAAGAAGAAAATGTAGTTGCACAGTTGTTGACTGATGAAGAAATTATTGAAAGCGTTACTAGAATTAATAAAGATGATatcgatgaagaagatgatgaaagttCTACAATGGAGCCCCCTTCGCGAAACGAAGCTATTAAAGCGGCAATCACATTGAACAATTTCTTGTTGAGCTATGAGAAAACAACACCAGAA ATTTTTGAATTCTAA